TTGTTGCTGGAGATGTCTGTCCATGAGTTCCCTGTCTACCCCGCCCCCCGTCACTGCCCCGGTGCAAACGGCGTTCGGCCTGCGCGTGGTGGTCGGGCTGTTCGGCGTGCTGCTGGCCGTACTGTGTGCAGGCTTGAATGAATCGGTGACCAAGATCTCCCTCGCTGATGTCCGCGGTGCCATGGGCATTGGCGCCGACGAAGGTGCCTGGCTGCTGGCGGCGTACAGCGCCGCCTCGGTGTCGGCCATGGCCTTCGCTCCCTGGCTGGCCACTACCTTTTCCTTGCGTCGCTTCACCATGAGTGCAATTGCTGTGTTTGCCGTGCTGGGGCTGCTGCAGCCCTTTGCCCCCAACCTGCACAGCCTGATGCTGCTTCGTGTTCTGCAGGGCTTTGCCTCCGGCGCCTTGCCGCCGATGCTGATGAGCGTGGCACTGCGTTTCCTGCCTCCCGGCATCAAGGTGTACGGCCTGGCCTGCTACGCCCTGACGGCCACCTTCGGCCCCAACCTCGGCACGCCGCTGGCCGGCCTGTGGACCGAATACGTAGGCTGGCAGTGGGCGTTCTGGCAGATCATCCTGCCATCGGCACTGGCCATGTTCTGCGTCGGCTGGGGCCTGCCACAAGATCCGCTGCGCCTGGAACGCTTCAAGCAGTTCGACTGGCGCGGCGTGGTTCTTGGCCTGCCGGCCATCAGTAGCATCGTCCTGGGCTTGTCGTTGGGCGACCGCTGGGGCTGGTTCGACTCGACGCTGATCTGCTGGCTGCTGGGCGGTGGTGTGCTGTTGCTGGTGCTGTTCATGTACAACGAATGGTCGGAGCCACTGCCATTCTTCCAGTTGCGCATGCTGCAGCGGCGCAACCTTAGCTTCGCCCTGGTGACCTTGGCTGGCGTGCTGATCGTGCTGTCCGGCGTGGGCAGCATTCCCTCGGCGTACCTGGCGCAAATCCAGGGGTATCGGCCGGCGCAGACCAGCCCGCTGATGATGCTGGTGGCCATGCCGCAATTGGTTGCCCTACCGCTGACGGCTGCGCTGTGCAATATCCGCGCAGTGGACTGCCGTTGGGTACTGGCCGCGGGGCTTGCGATGCTGGCGGTGTCCTGCGTGGGCAGCAGCCTGATGACCTCCGAGTGGATTCGCGGTGACTTCTACCCGTTCTACTTGCTGCAGGTATTTGGTCAGCCAATGGCGGTGCTGCCACTGCTGATGCTTTCCACCAACGGCATGACCCCACAGGAAGGCCCGTTCGCGTCGAGCTGGTTCAACACTGTGAAAGGCCTGGCGGCGGTGATCGCCGGTGGCTTGCTGGACGCTCTGGGTACCCTGCGCCGGCACTTTCATTCCAACCACCTGGTGGACAGCCTGGGCAATGCCCCGCTGATTGACGACAACACCGCTGGCCTTGCCAAACGCATTCACGACCAGGCGCTGGTGCTGACATCGGCCGACCTCTATCTGGTCATGGCCTGCATCGCCGTGGCGCTGATCTGCCTGATTCCTTTCGTGCCTACCCGGGTCTATCCGCCGCGTGCGGTGGCCTGAACCCTGGATGAATTCGAGACACTGAACATGACCAACAACCGTAAAACCCTTTTCATCGGCTCGGTGCTCGCCGTGGCCGTGCTGGCCGGTATCGTCGGCCCGTGGATGTTTGGCAGTGACCAGCGCCAGCGTACAAACGATGCCTACGTGATTGCCGATTACACGGTGGTCGCGCCCAAGGTTGCCGGCTTCATCAAAGAGGTACGGGTGGAAGACAACCAGCAGGTGCAAGCCGGCCAGTTGCTGGCAACTATCGATGACCGCGACTACCAAGCCGCGCTGGATGCAGCCCAGGCCCAGTTGCTGGTAGCCAAGGCCCAGAGCGCCGATGCCCGCGCCACCCTGGAGCGCCAGGCCGCGCTGATTGCCCAGGCCGAAGCGGCAGTGAAAGCGGCGCAGGCTGAAGCGGCGTTCGCCGACCATGAGGTCAACCGGTACAGCCGCTTGGCCGAACAAGGCGCCGGTACGGTGCAGAATGCCCAGCAGGCGCGCAGCCGTGTTGACCAGGCGCGTGCGCGGCTGGCCAATGCCCAGGCGGCGCTGGTGGCCACACGCAAGCAAGTGGACATTCTCACGGCGCAGGTCGCCAGTGCCGATGGTCAACTGAAGCGGGCCGAGGCAGGCCTGGAAAAGGCTCAGCTGGACTTGTCCTACACCCGTATCACTGCACCGGTCGATGGCATGGTCGGTGAGCGTGCAGTGCGCGTTGGCGCCTTCGTCAACCCGGGTGCCCGGCTGCTTTCGGTGGTGCCGTTGCAGCACGCGTATGTGGTTGGCAATTTCCAGGAAACCCAGCTGACCCATGTGCAGCCGGGCCAGCCGGTCAGCATCAGTGTGGACACGTTTGCCGGTGAAACACTCAAGGGCCATGTCGAAAGCATCGCGCCAGCCACGGGCGTCACCTTCGCCGCAGTGAAACCGGACAACGCCACCGGCAACTTCACCAAGGTGGTGCAGCGCATTCCTGTGAAGATCGTTTTCGATGATGGCCAGCCTTTGCTTGAGCGCCTGCGCGTGGGCATGTCGGTGGAAGCAACCATCGACACCCGTGGCGACAAGCTTGCTGGCAAAGAGGTGAGTGCCCGATGAAACCGGCAGTGCGTTTGAGCCCCTTGCTGCTGACCATACTCATGGCTGGTTGTACCCTGGGGCCTGATTTCCAGCGCCCGGACAGCCGGGCCCCTGCACAGTGGGCGCCGTTGCAAGGTGAAGCCGCGCCAAGCCAGCCCCAGGCCGAACCGCTGGAGTTGCGCTGGTGGGAAACCTTTCACGATGCCCGGTTGAGTGCGTTGATCCAGCGTGTTGCCGAGCGCAATCTCGACCTTCAGATGGCCAGCGCACGCCTGCTGCAGAGCCGTGCCTTGCGCAGCACCGTGGCGGCAGATCAGGCGCCGTCCGTGGATGCGAACGTCGGCTACAGCCGCGCGCGCAACAGTGCGGAGGGCCTCAATGACCCGTCCGGCAACGCGGGCAAGTCGGCCTACAACTTGTGGCAGGGTGACTTGGTCGCAGGCTGGGAACTGGACCTCTGGGGCCGCGTCCGGCGCCAGGTGGAAGCCGCTGATGCCACCGTCGACGTGGCCGAGAACGACCGCCGCGGCGTGCTGTTGGCGCTGTTGTCGGAAACCGCCGGCAACTATATCCAGCTGCGAGCCGTGCAGCACACGCTGGACGTGACCCATGACAACCTGAAGGTGGCGCAGCACAGCCTCAAACTGTCCGAAGACCGCCAGGCCGAAGGCGTCGCCACCCGGCTCGACGTTGCCCAGGCCAGTGCCCAGGTTGCGTCAATTGAAGCTCGGCTGCCTACACTGGAAGCCCGCCGCGATGACCTGATCAACGCCCTCAGCCTGCTGGCTGCAGAGCCGCCGCGCAGCCTGGAGGCCGAGCTGTCCAAGGCCGGAAACTTGCCTGCGCCGCAGCAGAAGTTTGCCATTGGGTTGCCGTCCGAACTGGCCGAGCGTCGCCCGGACATCCGCCAGGCCGAGGCTCGGCTGCACGCGGCTACAGCCAGTATCGGCGTAGCGAAAGCGGACTTCTATCCGAGCATCCGTTTGTCGGGCAGCGCCGGTTTTCAGTCCATGCAACTCTCCGATTTCGGCGCCTGGGACTCACGCCGTTTTGCCTTTGGCCCGCAGCTGTCACTGCCGATTTTCGAGGGCGGGCGCCTGACCGGCACGCTGCAATTGCGCGAGGCGCAGCAGCAGGAGGCGGCGTTGAACTACCGCAAGGTGGTGCTCGGCGCCTGGCATGAAATCGACGATGTGCTACGCCTGTACAACGCCAGCCAACTGCGGCGTGACCACCTGGCTGAGGCCGTGCGGCAAAACCGTATCGCCCTGGAAACCGCCCAGCGCCAGTATGTGGAAGGGGCGGTGGACTTTCTCAACGTGCTGACCGTGCAGAGTGCCCTGCTGGCCAGCGAAGAACAGTGGATCGACAGCTCGGCGGCGGTGTCGCAGGCGCTGGTGGGGCTGTACAAGGCCCTGGGCGGCGGCTGGCAAGCGTTCGACGAAGCGCATGTGAAAACGACGTGATCTTTTGGGGCCGCAAAGCGGCCCCAACAATCTCCCGACAGATGAGGAGCCACAGATGCAGATTTCCTTGAACGGTAAACGCGCCATTGTCAGCGGTTCGACAGCAGGTATCGGCCTAGCCATCGCCATTGGCCTGGCCGACGCCGGCGCCGAAGTGGTACTCAACGGCCGTACCCAAGCGCGGGTGGACGAGGCGTTGAAGGCCGTGCGCGAGCGCCTGCCGCAGGCTCGGATCATTGGCATCGCTGCCGACCTGAGTACGCGTGAAGGTGCGCAGCAACTGTTCGAACAGGTGCCGCATACCGACATTCTGGTCAACAACCTTGGCATTTTTGAGCCCAAGCCGTTCTTCGAGATCGAGGACGAAGACTGGCAGCGGTTCTTCGATGTGAACGTACTCAGTGCAGTGCGTCTGTCTCGGCACTACGCCCAGGGTATGGCCGAGCGCAAGTGGGGGCGGGTGATTTTCCTGTCCAGCGAGTCGGCGTTGCAGATTCCGACCGAAATGGTGCATTACGGCATGACCAAGACCGCGTTGCTTTCGGTATCCCGTGGCCTGGCGGAAACGCTGGCGGGCACCGGGGTGACGGTGAATGCCGTGTTGCCGGGGCCGACCCGTTCGGAAGGTGTGGGTGACTTCTTCGCCAAGCTGGCGCAGGAGCAAGGGGTTTCCACCGATGAGCTGGAGGCCAATTTCCTGGCAGAGCACCGGCCGACTTCGCTGATCAAGCGTTTGGCGACGGTGGACGAGGTGGCGAACATGGTGGTGTATCTGGCATCCATGCAGGCCAGTGCAACGACCGGGGCGGCGTTGCGGGTGGATGGTGGGGTGTTGCGCTCCATTGCCTGATTTTGGGGTTGCCTGTGCGGGCCCTATCGCGGCGGCCCGCACAGGCAACCAAAAACTCAAAGCGGTCGCAATAACCCGAACCGCTTGCGCAACGCCCAATCCAGCAGCCGCTGCGGCAGCACTCTGGCCATCAACGGCAATGCCGTGCTGCCATTCCCCAACCGTACCACCGCCGGCACTCGCGCCTTGCGCGTAGCCGCCAGTACCCCCTGAGCAAACACAGCCGCCGACGTCGGCTTGTCCTGCGAAGCCCGCGCCCGCGCCTGCACAAACTCGCGCAACGGCCACCACGCGGAATCCGCTGCCAGCACTTGGTCCGCCTGACGCTGGGCATTGCTGGCAAACTGCGAGGCAATCGCCCCTGGCTGCACTTCCATTACCTGAATGCCGAACGGCGCCAACTCAAGGCGCAGGGCATCGCTCAACGCATGCACCGCCGCCTTCGATGCGCAGTAGGCCCCGGCAAACGGCGTGACCAAAACGCCTGACACGCTACCGATGTTCACCACCCGCCCACGTGCCCGGCGCAGCAACGGGAACAACGCACGGGTAACGCCTACGACCGCAAACACGTTGGTTTCGAACTGTTGGCGCATGGCGTCCACACCACCATCAAGCAGCGGCCCCATGGCGCCGTAGCCAGCGTTATTGATGAGAATATCGAGGCTGCCGTGGCGGTCTTGCAGTTCGGCCACCAGGCGGTTGAGGTCTTCCGTGTCATTGACATCGAGTTGCCGCGCGGCAAAGCCAGCGGCAAGCAGTTGCTCGACATCTTCGGGCTTGCGGGCGGTGGCCCAGACTTCGTGGCCGGCATCGCGAAAGGCGTCGGCCAAAGCGCGGCCGATGCCGCTGGAACAACCGGTGATCAGGACGGTGGGCATGGTGGGGCCTGTTTGGAGGGTGGGATTTGTACAAGCTGTACCGGCCTCTTCGCGGGTAAACCCGCTCCTACAGGCAAGTGTTTTCCCTGTGGGAGCGAGTTTACCCGCGAAGGGGCCGGCACAGGCGCTAAATCAGTTAGCAAACGAACCTTGCAGATGTTCCGCCCGAAACTCCAGCGTCTGCGCCCGATACCCCGAACGCAATGGCGGTAACGGCAGGCAATCCGTCCATTCTGCCCCTGCTTGCAACTCACCTGGCCCACGATAGCGCGGCGCGTTGTAGGTGTTTTCCGCCAAGTTCACCGTGTCCCCCGGCGCATAGGCGGCCACGCGCCAGCGCAGTTCGGTGAGCGGGACTTTGTTGCCGTTCTTCATGCGCACCTGCAAGGCGCGGTCGGCAGGGCACTGATCGGGGGTGTAACTCAGGCGCAGGTCAAGCCGGGCCAGCTGCGAAGCTTCGCGGTTGTCTTGCCAGATGACGAACAGGGCAACGATGCCCAGGCCGCAGATGGCGGCCATCGAGATAGGCAGGGCCTTGGACGGGTAGCGCAACAGCAGTACCAGCCAGGTGAGAATCAGAAAGGCACCGATGATCATGGGGCGGGCAGACCTTGGTTGCACGGGTCTGACCATCCTAGCGCCAAATCGAAGTTGCCTCAAAAGAAGGGGCCGCATTGCGGCCCCTGATTTCGTTCACTGCGCGATGGTTTTCACCGAAACCCCACGCTCAACCGGCGTGGAAGTACGCCCATACACATCCTCAAAGCGCTCGATGTCATCCTCGCCCAGGTAGCTCCCGGACTGCACTTCGATGATCTCCAGCGGAATCTTGCCAGGATTGCGCAGTCGGTGGATCGAGGCGATCGGGATGTAGGTGGACTGGTTTTCGGTCAACAGGAACACGTTCTCGTCACAGGTGACCTCGGCGGTGCCGGATACCACGATCCAGTGCTCGGCGCGGTGGTGGTGCATCTGCAGCGACAGACTGGCGCCCGGCTTGACGGTGATGTGCTTGACCTGGAAGCGCCCGCCCATGTCCACCGAATCGTACGAGCCCCACGGGCGGTACACTTCCAGGTGGTTCTGGGTTTCGCTGCGGCCCTGTTCGTCGAGGGTCTTGACCATCTGCTTGACGCCCTGGACCTTGTCCTTGTGGGCGATCATCATCGCGTCCTTGGTTTCGACCACGACGATGTTCTCAAGGCCGATGACCGACACCAGCTTGCCGTTGCCGTGGATCATGCAGTTGCGGCTGTCCTGCACCACCACGTCGCCTTTGGTGACGTTGCCGTCGGCGTCCTTCTCGTGCACGTCCCACAGCGACGACCAGCAACCCACGTCGCTCCAGCCTGCCGACATTGGCACCACGCAGGCGCGCTGGGTCTTTTCCATCACCGCGTAGTCAATGGAGTTGTCCGGGCAGCAGGCGAAGGTGGCTTCGTCGATGCTCAGCACATCACCGTCTTCCTGGCTGCGCTCCAGTGCCAGCAGGCAGGTGTCGTAGATATCGGGCTCGTGCTTTTTCAGCTCTTCGAGGAAGCGGCTGGCACGGAACAGGAACATGCCGCTGTTCCAGAAGTAACCGCCAGCAGAGACGAACTCGGCAGCGCGTTTTTCGTCTGGCTTCTCGACGAATTGCGCCACACGCGCAACACCTTCCGGCAGCAGAGCGTCCTGGCTGGAGCGGATGTAGCCGTAGCCGGTTTCCGGCTTGGTGGCCGGTACGCCGAACAGCACCATTTCACCACGCTCGGCGGCAACGGTGGCCAGGGCCAAGGCGCGTTGCAGGGCCTTCTGGTCGTCGATCACGTGGTCGGCGGGCAATACGAGCATCAACTCGTCACAGCCTTCGTTCACCAGTTTCATGGCGGTCATGGCCACCGCTGGTGCAGTGTTGCGGCCGAACGGCTCCATCAGGATGGCCTGGGTTTCCAGTTTCAGTGCTGCGAGCTGCTCCTGAACGATGAACTTGTGGTCCTTGTTGCAGACCACGATGGGTGCATCCATACCCTCGAACACAAGGCGCTCGATGGTTTGCTGGAACAGCGTGTGCTCACCGGTCAGGGCCAGGAACTGCTTGGGGAACTGCTTGCGCGACAGAGGCCACAGACGGGAACCGCTACCACCAGAAAGAATTACCGGGATCATGTTGTTTCTCCAATAAGGTCTAGAAAGAGGCAGGGATCAGTTGGTGGACACGGGGCGAGTTACCCACACCGGCGACAAGCTGTTGCCGGAACCTGTTACGTACAGCACGGCCGCTTCGCCGCGTTCCAGGGCGACCGGTTTCAGGTCGCTGACTTTCTTGTTGCCTTCGAACAGGGCCAGGTTGACCTTGACCGGGTTGATTTCACGCTCGCCACGGCCTTTGGCGGCTACCGATTGCACCACTTCGGTCTTGCCGTCGGCGGTTTTCAGGGTCAGGGCCTGGTCGCTCAGGTTCTGCACGCGTACCAAGGCTTTCTGCTTGTTCTTGAACGGCGGCTCTTCGATCAGTTGCGGGTTGCCGCCTGCGTTGTTGACCAGGGTGTAGTACTTGTCTGCTGCCAGCTTCACCGGAACGCTCTTGCCGCCGACCTGAGCGGTGTAGTCACCGCCTGGCAGGAAGCTGAAGTCGCTGCTGGCCTGGGCACCCACCTGCTTGATCTGGGTGTTGCCAACCGATGCTGCGGCCGGCGCAGGGGCCGCGTTGTACAGGCGCACGAAGGTCGAGCCTTTTGGTGCGGTGGGGCCGTACAGGGCGGCGTCGGCGCCGGCGAAGGCCTGCATCGAAGCTAGCGAAAGGCCTGCCGCGAGGGTGAGGGCTTTGGCAATGGAAGTTTTGGTAGTCATGTGCGTGTTCCTCTCTATCAGTGGTTCGTCCGGGTGGACGACAAGGCCAGGTTTTCTTCGGATTTACGGGGCTTTTTCAGCTGTGCGATCCACTGCGGATCGAAGCTGCTGAGGTCGTTCTTCATTGGCAGATAACGTTCGGGGAATTCCCACACCACCACCTGTGGTGCGGCGTTTTTGAAAGCATCGCTTTGCAGGTACTTGAGCATTGGCAGCAGCGGGCCATGGCCGTCTTCGGCGTAGTTGGCCACGTCGCTGCGCAGGGCCTGCTGCAGGGCGCCGAGGAAGTTCCAGTGCGGGTTGGCGCTGTAGCTGGTACCCACCAGGGCGACCGGGATTTCGTTGTTGGCAAACAGTGCATCGTCGCCTTCTGCCGCCGCGTCGGCCGGGCGGGTACTGCGTTGCTGCAGGTTGTCCGGGGTAGGCAGCAGGTTGCTGAACAGCGGGTCGAGCGGCAGGAAGTTGGTCAGGTCGCCTTTGTAGGGGGCGGTGCTGCCGGCTTCGGTGACGAAGGTTTGCGGGTCGCCGTTGAGCATGTTCTGCCGGCTCACGGCTTCGGCCAGAGCCTGCGCTGCGACTTCGGCGCCCATCGGCGTCCAATGGGTGTCGGTGCGCAGGAATACCTGGCCACGGGCCTTGGCCTGCTCCATGGCGGCTTGCAGGTCCGGGGCAAACACGTTGGCCTGGCGAACCTGAGCGTGGAACTGGTTGTACAGGTCGTCGTGCAGGCTGGCCGGTTGCTCCTTGCCCAGGTATTCCGAATAGATGCGCGCCTTGGCCGGCACGATCGCCAGCACCAGCTGGCTGCCGTGCTGTTGCAGGGTGTCGCGCACGCCGCGGATCAGCGCCAGGTTTTCCTGCATCAACTGCTCGGCACCGGCGGTGGGCTTGAACTCTTCGTCACTGAACAGCCACTGGTCGCGGCCCAGTACCACGCCGGGGCGGCCTTCGTTGAACAGCTTGAAGTCCAGCGCGGCCCAGAGGTTGGTGCCCAGCCGCTTGATCGGGAACTCGGCGTCGTAATGGGTCTCGGCGGCCTTGGCCAGCTTGCCGTTGAGCAGGGTCATTTGCTCGGTGCGCTGGAAGCTCTGCAGGCCACCGGTGGACCATGCGCCCATGCCTACCAGCAGGCCCAGGAACGACAGCGAGTAAGTGATGCGTAATGTGCGGTTCATGTCATCGGCCTCAGAACTGGAAGTACAGGAACGGCGAGTAGCTCTGCGCCGAAAGCTTGAGGATCGAGGCCACGAACAGCAGCAGGATCAGGGTGCGGCTGACCACGCGCGCCCAGTCCAGGCCCAGCGAACCGTCGGCATTGACCTGCACTGGGGTGGCGACTGGCGCGGGTTTGGCATTGCGGTAGAAGTCGCGCAGGCCGAAGTACGCCAGCGTGATGTAGGCAATGATCAGGGTGGCCACTTGCAGGCCGGTGAGGTTGGCGCGGTTCAGCTCCGACAGCTGCCATTCACCGAAGCTGAACATGGCGCCGTACATGCGGCCGGCCACGTGCAGGTTCTCGGCACGGAAGATCACCCAGCCAACCACCACCAACAGGAAGGTGAATGCCCATTTCACCGGGTTGAAGCGTTGTGGGTTGGTGTCCAGCCCCAGCGCCCGCTCGATGGCCAGCCACATGCCGTGCCACGCGCCCCAGATGATGTAGGTGAAGTTGGCACCGTGCCACAAACCGCCCAGCAGCATGGTCAGGAACAGGTTGCGGTAAGTGTTGAAGGTGCCTTTGCGGTTGCCGCCCAGGGTGATGTACAGGTAATCACGCAGCCAAGTGGACAGGCTGATATGCCAGCGGCGCCAGAACTCGGTGATCGACTGGCTGATGTAGGGCTGCTTGAAGTTCTCCATGAAGCGGAAGCCCATCATCAGGCCAAGGCCGATGGCCATGTCGCTGTAGCCGGAAAAGTCGAAATACAGCTGCGCGGTGTAGGCCAGCGCACCCAGCCAGGCGTCGCCAGTGGTGGGGTTTTCCAGGGCAAAGCAATGGTCGGCGACCACCGCCAGGGTGTCGGCGATGAACACTTTCTTGATGAAGCCCTGCATGAAGCGGGTGCAGCCTTCGGAGAACTTGTCCAGAGTGTGGGTGCGGTTGTTGAACTGGTCGACCAGGTCCTTGAAGCGCAGCACGGGGCCTGCGATCAGGTGCGGGAAGATCGCCACGAATGCCGCGAAGTCAATCAGGTTGCGGGTGGCCGGGGTATCGCCGCGGTACACGTCGATGATGTAGCTGATGGACTCGAAAATGTAGAACGAGATACCGATCGGCAACAGCACGTGGGTGAGGATGAATGGCTCCAGGCCGAACGAGGCGATGATCGCGTTCAGGCTGTCGACACCGAAGTTGGCGTACTTGAAGTAGCCGAGGATCGCCAGGTCCACGCCCACGCCCAGCAGCAGCCAGCGTTGGGCCGGCTTGGTGCGCACACCTGCGGCACCGACTTTGAGGCCGATCCAGTAGTTCCACAGGGTTACCCCGGCGAACAGCGCCAGGAAGTCCACTCGCCACCAGGCGTAGAAGATGTAGCTGGCAACCAGCAGCAGCAGGTTGCGATAGCGTTGCCCGCTCAGGTAGTACAAGCCGAGGAAGATCGGCAAGAACAGGAACAGGAACACGTTGGACGAGAAGACCATCCCGGTTCTCCTAAGTTGTTCACAGCATCCAGGGCAAAACGCCCCCCAAACCCCCCACATTCGTGACGGGTCACCATGGTCCCTGTAGGAGCGGATTTATCCGCGATGGCGATCGGCAAAACAGCTGGGTTGAGCCTGCTGACGCCATCGCGGCGGTCCGACGCTTCGGTAAATCCGCTCCTACAGTTATTTCTTCGAACTTGCGCCGGGGTCGTAGACCCGGGTCAGGTTGCCGCCGAGGCGGAAGCTGTCGAACGGTTGCATGTCGCGCTTGCGTTCGAGGGTGTCGGCGTTGCATTGGTACAGCTGGCACCACGGCTCAAGCCAGGCGTACTTGTTGTCGACCTTGAGGTCGTCCATGTCCTGTTTTTGGCCGTTGCGGGTTTTGAACGCGCTGGGGTCGCGGGCGCCATCCAGCACTTTCTGGCCCAGACGCTGCAGGGCATTGTTGTTTTCGCCGCGCAGGTCCACCCCGTTGGCCTTGGCAAAACTGGCGATCATCGCCAGCGGCGGCAGGGCGTAGTTGTGGTAGGCCAGGGCGCGTTGGCGGCGCTTGAGCTCGTTGGGCAAAAAGCCTTGGGAGTCGACCTGGTTGGCGCCGACCCTGTATTCCTTCACCGCCCAGTCGAACAGGTCGCGCCGGTCGGTGGCCACGGCAGTGGCCATTACCGACCAGGCTGCCCAGTAGCTGTGGTTGTTGATCTTCTGCAGCGGCAGGTTGCTCCAGTCGCGCACGGTCTGCTCGGCCAGGCGGGCGAACCACTTTTCGATCAGCTCGGCCTGGGCCTGGTGCGCTGCCAGCGGCTGCGAATTGGAGAACTTCAGGCGCAGCCACGACCCGCTCATGCTGCCCAGTGCCCATTTGCGCATGGACTTGCCGGTGTGGTTGTAGTTGGTCGACATCATCGCGTCGGCCCGTGCCCAGCTGCCCAGCCAGCTCAGGGTGCAGTCGAGCTGCGCCGGGCGGCCGTCGCGCATGTACTGGTTGACCATCTTGGCCACGCCCCGCTCAAGGGTGGTGATGTCCTTGGTGGAGTCGCGGAAGGCCTGTTCCGAGTCAAGGTTCAGGGTTGCCCGGGCACGGTCCGAACCTTCGTACTTGCTGCGGAACTGCAGCGCGCCGGTGTACGGCGTGGG
The genomic region above belongs to Pseudomonas sp. PSKL.D1 and contains:
- a CDS encoding alginate O-acetyltransferase, which gives rise to MNRTLRITYSLSFLGLLVGMGAWSTGGLQSFQRTEQMTLLNGKLAKAAETHYDAEFPIKRLGTNLWAALDFKLFNEGRPGVVLGRDQWLFSDEEFKPTAGAEQLMQENLALIRGVRDTLQQHGSQLVLAIVPAKARIYSEYLGKEQPASLHDDLYNQFHAQVRQANVFAPDLQAAMEQAKARGQVFLRTDTHWTPMGAEVAAQALAEAVSRQNMLNGDPQTFVTEAGSTAPYKGDLTNFLPLDPLFSNLLPTPDNLQQRSTRPADAAAEGDDALFANNEIPVALVGTSYSANPHWNFLGALQQALRSDVANYAEDGHGPLLPMLKYLQSDAFKNAAPQVVVWEFPERYLPMKNDLSSFDPQWIAQLKKPRKSEENLALSSTRTNH
- a CDS encoding MBOAT family O-acyltransferase, whose product is MVFSSNVFLFLFLPIFLGLYYLSGQRYRNLLLLVASYIFYAWWRVDFLALFAGVTLWNYWIGLKVGAAGVRTKPAQRWLLLGVGVDLAILGYFKYANFGVDSLNAIIASFGLEPFILTHVLLPIGISFYIFESISYIIDVYRGDTPATRNLIDFAAFVAIFPHLIAGPVLRFKDLVDQFNNRTHTLDKFSEGCTRFMQGFIKKVFIADTLAVVADHCFALENPTTGDAWLGALAYTAQLYFDFSGYSDMAIGLGLMMGFRFMENFKQPYISQSITEFWRRWHISLSTWLRDYLYITLGGNRKGTFNTYRNLFLTMLLGGLWHGANFTYIIWGAWHGMWLAIERALGLDTNPQRFNPVKWAFTFLLVVVGWVIFRAENLHVAGRMYGAMFSFGEWQLSELNRANLTGLQVATLIIAYITLAYFGLRDFYRNAKPAPVATPVQVNADGSLGLDWARVVSRTLILLLFVASILKLSAQSYSPFLYFQF
- a CDS encoding mannuronate-specific alginate lyase encodes the protein MTKLSTTTAPALLALALFGGTAHAALVPPQGYYEGIEKLKTSDGNFRCAAPPTPYTGALQFRSKYEGSDRARATLNLDSEQAFRDSTKDITTLERGVAKMVNQYMRDGRPAQLDCTLSWLGSWARADAMMSTNYNHTGKSMRKWALGSMSGSWLRLKFSNSQPLAAHQAQAELIEKWFARLAEQTVRDWSNLPLQKINNHSYWAAWSVMATAVATDRRDLFDWAVKEYRVGANQVDSQGFLPNELKRRQRALAYHNYALPPLAMIASFAKANGVDLRGENNNALQRLGQKVLDGARDPSAFKTRNGQKQDMDDLKVDNKYAWLEPWCQLYQCNADTLERKRDMQPFDSFRLGGNLTRVYDPGASSKK